The following proteins are co-located in the Haloplanus sp. HW8-1 genome:
- a CDS encoding DUF3054 domain-containing protein, with the protein MANAVAAFFDRRLDGRATPLAVGDLIAVALLFSAGTVHHNGLDFVTANPGYLLAAIAPFLLGWIVAAPLLGAYAPGAAESAKAAVPLALRSWLLADAIALGIRAMPFTHGGVQLSFALVSLGVGLVGLALWRIAFFKLR; encoded by the coding sequence ATGGCAAACGCAGTCGCAGCCTTCTTCGACCGTCGTCTCGACGGCCGTGCGACGCCGCTCGCGGTCGGCGACCTGATCGCCGTCGCGCTCCTCTTCAGCGCGGGCACGGTCCACCACAACGGCCTCGACTTCGTCACCGCCAACCCCGGCTACCTCCTGGCGGCGATCGCCCCCTTCCTGCTCGGCTGGATCGTCGCCGCCCCGCTGCTCGGCGCCTACGCGCCCGGCGCCGCGGAGTCGGCGAAGGCCGCCGTCCCGCTCGCGCTCCGGTCGTGGCTGCTCGCGGACGCCATCGCGCTGGGGATCCGGGCGATGCCTTTCACCCACGGCGGGGTCCAACTGTCGTTCGCGCTCGTCTCCTTGGGCGTCGGCCTGGTCGGCCTCGCACTCTGGCGGATCGCCTTCTTCAAACTCCGGTGA
- a CDS encoding class I SAM-dependent methyltransferase — MHGPGDVRFFDRVARLYDRLAPTTDPEPLRAGLSRANRPVDRVLDLAGGTGRAARAVRVGGREERPPESIVVDASEAMLRRAADRGTSAVRGDAGRLPVRDESVDAVVVLDALHHLPDPPDALAEVARVLRPGGVLVVREFDPGTLRGRALVAAERVVGFDSTFRTPDATARAVAAAGLETTVLDRGFAFTVVGTKRGSH; from the coding sequence ATGCACGGTCCCGGCGACGTTCGCTTCTTCGACCGCGTCGCGCGTCTCTACGATCGGCTCGCACCGACGACGGACCCGGAGCCGCTCCGGGCGGGACTGTCGCGCGCGAACCGCCCTGTCGACCGCGTGCTCGATCTGGCGGGCGGAACTGGGCGGGCGGCACGAGCGGTGCGCGTCGGCGGACGCGAGGAGCGTCCGCCGGAGTCGATCGTGGTCGACGCCTCGGAGGCGATGCTCCGGCGAGCCGCCGATCGCGGGACGTCGGCGGTCCGGGGCGACGCCGGACGGCTCCCGGTCCGCGACGAGAGCGTCGACGCCGTCGTCGTCCTCGACGCCCTCCATCACCTCCCGGACCCCCCGGACGCGCTCGCGGAAGTTGCGCGCGTCCTCCGACCGGGTGGGGTTCTCGTCGTCCGTGAGTTCGACCCCGGAACCCTCCGGGGACGAGCGCTGGTCGCGGCCGAGCGGGTCGTCGGCTTCGACTCGACGTTCCGGACTCCCGACGCGACGGCCCGTGCCGTCGCCGCCGCCGGTCTGGAAACCACGGTCCTCGACCGGGGGTTCGCGTTCACGGTGGTCGGGACGAAGCGAGGGAGCCATTAG